Genomic segment of Alligator mississippiensis isolate rAllMis1 chromosome 6, rAllMis1, whole genome shotgun sequence:
GAATGACGTCAACAAATTCTGCATCGGAAGGATCCAGCCTGACCTCAGGAGGCGTGGAATGGAAATAGGGCCCAGCCGGATCCAAGCCTAAGTAGAAAAGGAACGTGCATTGTGATTATTACGTGTACTCTGCTAGATGGGAAAACCTTTTTGTTaggcgtgccacaaattagccccacaccttccccgAGTGCCTCTCaatctgcttttctttctgctcccctccctgtcctccctGCTCAATCTGCCGCTCAGCTTTCATCTCCGTGCtctgtgcttcctgccccatctggtgctctgctttttgctccatgTGCTGTATTGCCTGTCCCCTCGCTGATCTACTGTGGGCCACCTATGTCACTTGTGGCACGTGCGCTGCACATTGGCCACCCCTGTTTCCATGTGTATCATAACCTTTCCAGATTAAGGTCTACATTTTGGGCTATGAACCCAGATTGGCACTGACAGTGGCAGTTGTCATGATGGGCACAGGCACAATGGTTAGCATCTAAGCGGTAGCGGATGGAGACTTTGTACAGTACTTTTGTGCATATGAATAAATCACAGTGCTCTCCAGTGACAGTGAGGCAGTATTGCCTACAGCCGGTTTGCAGCTGAAGTAATACCCCATTCAGTTCTAATGCTAATGTGCCCTTATTTTTAAGGTGAAGTCCTGGAGTTTTAATCCTAGCTCTCTCTAAGTGaaacacatgattttttttttgattattgTGCACAGACATGATTTAGGTACAGTGTTGTTCCTGCATCATTTAGAATTGAGCATAATGTTCGATTGGAAATTACTATAGCTTTCTTTTGAAAGGTCACAACTTGAAATGCTGAAACAAACTGTTGAACTGGACTGTTAAGAGTAAATAAGATAATGAATCCTGAATGCTTTAAAAGTCTGCAGCCCCAAGACGAGTAACGGTCCCTAACTTATTCAACTACTGTTAACTAATATTTTTCAGCAGAGATAGGAGTTGTGGAGCCCTGTGCCAAGTGGCATGTCCCCCACGCTGGCTGTGTTTTTCCTGCCTTTGCCTTAAGCTTGCCTGGCTTCCACAGTGCAGGGCTAGAAACACAGCAGAGCTCAGAGAGGTTGGGGGACAGTTAAGAAGTTCAACCTCTGCTGCAATTCAGTCATCCTACTGACAACTGAAGCCACATATGGATATGGGGAACTGAAGACAATGTTCTGGCATGTGATGAAGGGTTTGTGAAAAGGCAAGACCCAATTTTACATATAGCCATTGCTTCTGGTAGTACTTGTCAAGTACAATGTGTGCTCTGGATTCATCAGAAAGCAAGGGGTTCTTGTCCTTGGGTACGTTATCCTCTCTTTAGTCTCACAAGATGAAATAGTCTCTGGTACCTGTTATTCGAGCAATGCCTCTCTTCCTTCTTCCTGCTTCACCTGCAGCATGTGCTCCAAGACTGTGACCAATAATGTGGATGTTGGCAGGCGTGTATCCGTAATCTCTCTGTTGAAATGCAggaaaaaggggagggaggaaagtgtgtgtgtatggtggggggtgatTTTGTGATAATTACTGGGTAAGGGGACTGACAGGGAGCGGGGGCTGTTGGGAGCTATATGCAGACACCGTTCCCTGCAGGTGTATCTGATGCTTTGTGCAGCAGAGGCACCCCACAAATTAATTTATATGGAAATATATATGGGACATCTGAACTGGAGATGTAGATCTAATTCAgcggccctgagcctgcagcagtcCTGAGATGACGAATGCCTTCCTTGCTCACGGCGGTTATGCAGGAttgccagctctcatgatttttggcatatTCTTAAAGTCTACGCTTTGGGAACATGAAAAACTTAACTCTTCCtcttatgtatgtatataaatatatatataaaagaaagagctaagtttttcatatTCCCGAAacgtagactttaagaacagcGCAAAAATTTTGAGTGTTGGCAACACTGGTTATGATCAATTTACTTCCAATGCATACTAGGCCATGACCACAAATTCTGCTCCCCTCCCAAAAGCCTCTGCTGCTTCATGCCTCCGTACAACATTTACCTTCTGTGCGCACCAGCAAACCTGGTTCTCACTCCTGGAATCGGTGCAGGGACAGCAAATGGACTTTCCTATGTCCCATGCGCTCTGCAGTACTCCTGACACCCATCCCCTTCCCTCGAGTGAGGACGGTGAGCCCTGGTGGGGGTGTTTGGATTGCTGTCTGTGCTGTGTTCGTGCTGAGGATGAATTAGACTTTCTTCTTTGGGGGAGTCAGCTTGTGCCCTTCCACCAGCCTCAGTTCACACTTGCACCAACATGAAATACAGAGCAGTTAAGGCAAGAACGTTTGACGCACACCTCTACCCAACGATGGGCCGGTCGGCTTCCTTTTCTAAGGAGACACTACCACCTTGTGGCATATTTGGGTAATTCAAAAGTCGTTTGTAGGATCTGTCCAACGTGTTTCATGGTTGTGGCACAGATCCTGCAAACATTAGACACATGCTTAAGTTTCCAGGCATGTCATGATTTATGGTAAAGCATGTGCCCTAGGTGGTTGCAGGAGTGGAGACTGTAAACACGGCTCTCTTACATAAGGTTATCAGCAACTCTGCTTTTTGTCTATGCCAAGTCAGATCTAAGCATGCCCTTGGTATTTTTTTAGATCTATTATGAGAGAACTTTAGAGGCTGTAAAGAATATAAAATGAAAGCTCCCCTACACAGCCCATATGATGTGGTTATGCGTCTACACATAGCATGGAACGGTGGGTAAATAAGACATCTTTACCTCCAGAAGGTCCATTAAATACTTCAATTCGGCCCCCACAATTCGAATATTGCTGACTGCGTCCGTGTATATGACATCTGAGCCACCCCTCCAGTCTACGACGATGCAGTTCACATCTTCCACTTGAAACATTAACTGGTGTATGTGAAAGCGAGAGAATGGAAGAAAAGGATAAATTAAGAGTAATCGAGGGTAAAGCTTGGGATTTAATTAGTAACGTGTTGAAGTTGGCTATGGAAAGAGTATCATTTCAATTATGGTGCTGGATTTTGTGTCCCGTACCCGTGAACTTAGTCACTGCTCTTGCAAGAAGCTCATGTTAACCTGAAATTCTGCTCCTCTTCTATGACTAGTCCTATTGAAGTCTATGGTGCAACTTGTGGACCTTTTTCAGCAATTACAATGGTAGGGACCAGACTTCTATTTAGAAACAATAAGATGGAGACCATACGTGACTGAGCTGCTTTCTCTTCAGATATATTCTCAGAAGAATTGctatctgggttccaaccacAAGGCTGGATTTGACTTTCAGTTACCCTAATGCCGAGCAGTTTCTGCAGTAAATCATAAGATATTTCTTAGAACTTGGGTATGAAAAAAAGCATATGAAGGGCTTAAAAACTGAGATGATTGTTCATTAACATTCATATGATTTAGTGGGAAACCACATAGTGAATTGTTAAAAAGGAATGGAAGCTGAAATTTTAAACCTGAGTGGAGTAACATTGAAATAAAATACTTGTATTCTACCTTGCACATGTCTATTTGCCAAATGATGTCATTTCTGGTAGAATATCCATGTATAAGAAAACGAGTTGTCCTGTTGGTTCGGAAATTTGAGGCTTTGATAGTTGAGGGCTTTATGGCAGAAAtttcctgtatttaaaaaaaaaagaaaaaagaaaaaaaggaaaacagctgAATCCTCTCCTTCAGTGGGGATCTAGGTTATGTTCCTTTTCCAGTGCCCCACCGGGTGACCTTTGGCATATCATTTCCATTCTGTTCCTGTGTTTTCCCATTTATAAAATGAAGGTGATGGTACTGACCTTTATAACATACTAAGATGTACTCATGAAAAGTGCCATAGAAAATCATGGTAGTATTAAAATGCATCAAATGAACACTGAACATAACACTTACAAGATAGAGATTGAAGGCTGCATGCATGTTTgtcctatttttcttttcttttcttttctttctcaacCCCTAGTTCTGACTCCTTTAAAAACAAGACAGAATTTCATCCCCTCTTTCTTTTTGTATTATTAAACACTTTGTGGGCTACAGGGAAGAAATGTCAGGATTATAAGGTTAGAGACCATggataaaaatgtatttgttgcTAGGGGAAACGGGTCTTTTAACTTTTGAATAAAATATTAGTTGAATTTTAGTTTACTTTCAAACTTTGATTTGTACTTGTTTTTTATTAAGATGTATTTACTTGGACAGTCCAATAAGTGATTGGGGGAAAATGTTAGTTCCTCAGCTCATGCCTTGTCTGCAGTGAAAGGCTGAGAAAGGTCATAGGTTGCATCAGAACTTGCTTTAATAAAAAGTATCTGTAACCTTGTTATGTATTAAGTAAAAAggcaaaaaatgtcactttttcACCATTGTctatcattcatttttttttattattaatttcctTCTAATTGAATCGGGACTTGATTGCTTTGGAAGCTGTTTTCCTTCTGCCACAGAGTAGTTCCTAGTCTAGCAAATGCATTGAGTGTGTAAGGCAGCGCCCTCACTCTGAACACCACCATCCTTTTGAGAAGTCAGATGTAGATGTAGTCTACCCCATTTAAGTGCTTCCTTTTAGGACCGATAAAGGCTATACaggtgtagcaggcttaccttttgtagcttgggttgagtcccaggctcgAGAGTCTGCTgcttgattggtggagcccacccaccaatcaggaggcagcaagaggagtgaagccatgcccctttcccgaggggagggggagaggagctccacggacctgattgtagactgcCCTGAAGAGTATATAAAGAGCAGCGTGCCCGGCACGAGGGGCCATGTGGCGAGGGACTTAAGAAGTGTGgagcaagaaaagctggggagctctcccccagcgggcagtaggcccaaggctcctgaagccgctactggaggagcagccttgggagcggtgcAAAACCACTTGGGCTGTTGATGGCGCACAGGGATGATGCACAGAGACCTGGCCCTGGAAGTGGTGTGAAACCGCTTGGGCTCATCATGGTGCGTGGTTCGGCATATGGAgtccaggctttgggagctgcaagtggcggTTCAAGCCTGCAACCCCGGTGAGTGGCCGGGTGTTATGGTGCGCGGCTcaaagcatggagcccaggttctgggaagctgcaagcagcgGCTCGAGCCTGAAGCCCTGAAGGGCTAGCAGGCCACTCGGTGCATGGGGTGGCGCACAGAGCAAGGGCCTTGGGAGCCACAGTGCAGCGGCTCAGGACCCATCTCCCGGCAAGCAGCCAGGTCTCACAGTGTGCAGGGTGGCGCAGGGAAGCAGAGCAAGGAAGCGGCAGAGGCTGCTCAGGTTAGCCACCCAGCTACTGAGTTactgggcccttgggtcccagaGTGGAAAATGTTTGAGGTGGGCAAACCCCAGAGAAAGGGCGGGGTGAGCCACCACCCCCAGGGACCCCATTGAAAGAGAGAccatctcttgccatgggtcagacaccatattaaggaatagatgttattgaGATTGTTTATGTCTGTGCCTTTTATTTTGTAATTTGAAATGTTGTTTTGTGTTGATACtcctgaaattgttttattgtgacaGGTAAATAGTGTTATCATAGGATAGAGTAATTTCTAAAAAGCACCCTATTAGTTTCTTTGATTGCTAGGTCCCCTAACTGGGTAGAGGTCCATTGATGCATTAAAGAAAGAGGGACTGTTCCTTTGTAGGAGTAAAATCACTTTTCCCCTGTTAAACTTCGTGTGACACTTTAACTGAGTATGGGTTCCCCACTGGGATGGGGAAGCTGTGGGTTTATTGTGTATATATTGGTTTTTCCTGGAGATTGTGGTTGGAAGCGATTTTTCCCAcggtgttatttagggtttgaccttggttgtTGGTTAATGGTCACTGTGTAAAtctatgtatatgatatttagttttatgtttatgtatattctatgttaataaatattgtaaatagttaagaGCCTGTCTAGAGTCTAACCCTATGGAGGAAGGAGGGAACCACGTGTCCGTGATGGTGATCCCTCCCACAACACCCTCACTTCTCACCATGTCCTTGTGATTGGGAtcagggcacacccttgggtgtacctgggctacataGGACTTAATCTGGTAAATACACTTTTGGGGACTTATTGGCTGTGATGCCTGGTAATTAACAGAACCACCTGGATTCATGTTTTTTGTGCTTCATCCAAGCTTGCTACCTTGTTTGAGTGTACCTCATGCCCTTAATAACAACCTTGATATTCACAGGGCCTACTCAGTTCAAGGTGCGTAAGCCTTGAGAGAGGTGGTGGCTCCTAGTCAGGTTAAGCAATTTTGCAGTTAAACAGAGTACATTTACATTATAATGGGCCCAAGAGTTTCTATGTATGTAAAGTGGTTTATGCCCTTATGCAAAGTAACCAACAGACGCAAAATTGGGACTGGCATTGTGTTGTACTTAAGTGAATTATGCACTCAACTGAAATGAATATAGGTCTGCTTCACGCTGCACAAACTTCACATACGGCCGGCTAGTCCCCAGAGTGATAGGTCCATGTCTCCATTTGTTTTTCTACCCTTTACCAATAAATAATCCTTATTGTCTCCCTCTGTCTGCTAATGCAGCAAGTCTGGGGATCATTAGACCAAAATGGTCCTGCCTAGATCAAGAGGTTGGATGATACCTTGAGTCCCTTCCAGCTCAATATTTTTCCCCCTGCCATGAACACTGGCAGGAGGTGTGGCCTGGGCAGTATTACCCTGATCTAACTCTTATGGAAGTAGATGGTACTACCAGCACTGAGTTTAATGGCACTTTGGCCAAGTCCCAGCGGGGCAATCCCATTGAACTCTACCCTTTTTCTCCACACTTAGCCTCCCCTTGCACTGCTCTGGCTGAGGTTTCTTGCTTGGAAATTCAGAGGATTGCTCCAAAGATAGTAGATTTCAGGGTGATAATGAGTGTGTGCATCTTATGTGTTTTAATGAATACCTTATCCTTTTGCATTAAAcgagaaataaaagaaagaacaTATTTCCCTTGCTTTCATTATTTGTCTTTCCCTTCTCTCAGGGCTCTCTCCCAATATCTCTGTGTCTTGCCATAGCCTTTTCTCCAGTGCTTTTCAGTGTCATTTTTCTTTTAGTCTCTCTCTGCTGAAGTGTGTTAATAAttgttcctcctcctttccttccatCTGTCCCCCTTTCACTGCCCTTTCCTCtgcttctttctcctttcttgtaCATACGCTCTTTAATTCTCCTTGAATCTTCCTTATCTGTCTCCTCCTCCTTCCGTCTCTCCTGTGTCTCTTCATCCCTTGTACTCTtgtttctcctcctcttctcctacTGTACAACCTCTCCTTTATGTCTCCTTTCTACCTGTCCTCCATTACTCCATTTTGCCTTACTTAAAAGTAACATGCAGGCAGGACCTCTGAGAGTAGGAGTATGTGATTTAGGAGTCTCACTGCTTAAATGCATAGGCTGTACCCCAGATCCTCAAGTCTACCCTGCAAAGTCTTCCTAGACTGGAGCCAGGTCTTTGGAGGCTTGTCAAGCCCAAATTGTGGCAGAACAGGTTTTCTTTGTAGTTCCCTTTCTGGCTTTGGCCTTTGGGTAGTAAACTTGAAGCACGAGTTTGACCCTTTGTTTATTGCCAAGTGCACGCGGGGTGCTTATAAGCATTCGGAATACATCAGCAGACTTCAATCACTAAAATGACATTGTTGGAGGCTTATAATTGATACTGTGTAAATAGATGTGACTTATTGGAGTAAATGCCTGGAAAAAGGCAATGGAATAGGGAGAAATCAGCAGGTAATAGTGGGATGGTGTATGCTGCCAAACTGAGACCGTTCTGGTGGAGAGCACGGAAAAAGGACACAGATCTTTCTTTCAGAAAAGAGTAGTTAACGTTTTCAATTTTTAAACGAGACCTGGCTCTTCTTACCTGGCATCTGTTGGGGTTGGCTCTAGTGTAGAGGAGGAATGTGGTCTTCACTCGTTCGGGAGAGCTGGGCGAGCCTGTCAGTGGTCTTTGCAGTGTACCAGTCCATGGTGGTTTATTTGGGAAGCAGCCAAGCCTCTGATAACAAACGTCACTTCCTGTGACACACGAAGTTTCGGTGCATTAGAAATGGGTTCCAGTTTGGCTCTGTAGCCGAGACTACCACCACTTTCAAAGGAGGTAACGGAGGGGTTTGCTTCTCTTTGCTTCAGGGACCTCAAAAATGGCAGTGAATTCTCTTCTAGAGAGGTGATTAGTTTTCCTCTGAACAACACTGTTGAGGTCATAACAGTTTCACTGGGGACAAGTCGGGTTCCCAAAGGTTTCAACCAGACTCCAAGGGTGCATCTAACAAAACTATAGCATAAGTCCTCTATATCCTGGAGGAAATGGGGATGACCAAAGCGTCTATATCACGGAGGATCTTTTAACCTTGTCTCTCTTCCCAACCCATCCCAAGCACTCCCTGGGTACCATTGGGCAGAGATCCTTGAGCGCAAGACTTGCACTACTTCCTTTGGGCCACAGAGGTGGATGGAGGACTTGCTTCGTGCACGTTGGGCTAAAGAAACTCAACTGCCTTTTTTGCTCATTAAGCAAATTGCTCCTGAAAAGAATAGCTGTGTTTTCTCTTGTCTTTCTCCACTAAACACAGGGGAGACACTAATTTTGAACCATTTCTGTAAAAGGGCAGATTGAAGGCTTTGGCACCGTAACAAGTTTTCTCAAAGTCTGCTTCTTAATTAAACCAGTTAATTTAACCAAGCCTGCATTTTAGCCAGTTTTGCTCAGAAATAATTGTCCTGTAGAGGCAGGCTATCCCATAACTGGTTCCAGCAGGGTTTCTATGACCTTTCTCAGAGAAAGCGGCTAGTGGCTGGAAACAGGACTCTTTGCTCCGTATGACAGCTCCTGCAAGTATAAAGTCTTACTGGGGAGGGCACAGTTTGAAGGCAGAGGCAGGACAGCTGCTCTTCGTGCCACTACTAAGCTTTGCTTGGTAACTAGAAAAAGATGGaaggtgcttttattttttaactactTTTAAACTTTCTTCCAGAGATGCAAATTTATGCAGGCTGCACCCCTTGAAGAAAATATATACAGCCCTGACTAAACCCCCTCGAAATAAGCATGCCTTTGGATTGCTTTGTTCAGGGAAGTTCTTCACATGACGGCCAACATACCATGGATTATCAAACCCACATATTAAATAACTTCCTCTATTACCCAACAGGCTTAAAGGGAAGCAGAAGTGCCCAAAGCAATACACATTCAGTGCACATCTAAAACTTAGTCATTTCATCACGTTTATTGTTTAAATACAATTACGAGAGACAATCTATGGGAGTCGCCATTAAAAAGCCATTTACCCAACCTTTTTCTGCTGTATCTGCACCCTGAGGAGTTCCTGCTCCAAACAGAGAGAAACAGTACAAAGGTACTCTAGTGCCTGAGAGCAAATGATGACATGTTAATAGCAGCAACAACCACGCAGGTTATTCCACTCTTTGTACAACTGGCAGGAGTAATACCAAAACGGTATATGGACCTGCAGATGCACTGTATGTCTGAGACCTTACAAATGATCTGGGCTTTTCTTAAGAGTTCCCAATCACTTTAGGGACTTGGGAATCATGCCCTtagattatattattatttttgttgttatgtAGCTCTTGGCACGTTATTGATTAAAGATCAGACCTGCATGCCTTGCTTGTGTATCGGGACCACCTACTGGAAAAGCGACAGCCTAAATAATTAAAGTCACTGGCTTCCATTGCCTCATCAACCTGCATTTGTACAGAAGCAACATGCATTTGCGTAGGAGCAACACGCATTTGAAGCACATACACATTTCCTGCATGCTTGTATATTCAGCCTTACACATCTTGTTGAGCCTTTAAAGTTGTTATACATTAAATAGCAAAGTAAATGAAAGAAGCATAGCAGGGGTCAGACTTATTAACTGTCATGCTGAACAATCTCATCTCACTGTTTTCTTGTGTTTGCTCGGTACGTCTATCGGAGGCCACCTGTTCAATCTTGTTTATAGCTAGAGAGTAAGCAGTTTGGAGTGGGGGCCATCTAGTTCTGTGTTCATGTAGCACAGTGAAGTCCTAGCCTGTGCTTGGGCCGCCAAAATGATACCACAATACaaataacaaataataataattattctGAACAGGAAACAGTTGTGAAAGGACTAGACTCCTCTTCCATACAGAGATATAGGGCTATCTCCCTTTCCTTTTGCCTGTTGAATCTTTTCTTAAAGAGAAATTGCTGGGTGAATATGGTGAAGATATTAAACTAAGGAACAAATCGCTCAGAAGGAGAACCACCATTCCATATCAAACTATTATTGTaacatttttgttaaaatatatgTAGAAGTATTGTGGTTTGAACAAGAAGAATTCAGTCACTTGGTAGTCCTCGTCTGTATCTAGTCTCACCTTTGGCTGTGTCGAGCAGAAAAAGTGCAGCGATCCAAATGCCAAACATctaaagcaaaataaatacaCAATTTAAAGCAGAATAAAATGTGCATCCAGAATTCAGCTAAGATTAGATTAATCCATTCACAAAAATACTGTCAtgtagtaggagcattgccaaccTCAAGCATTTCAGCTCATTGAAATGGACCCAGTAGGTTCAGGGTTGGGTGAAAGATCACGTTTCCAAAGAATGGACGTGGAGTTTGTGTTTCCTGCAGGAGTTTCAGATTTTTCTCTGTGAACATCAGAGCTTGAAAGTTTTTTTGTTAAAAGGAAACCCGAGTTTCTTTTGTAACCACTTGACTCCAGAAGTTAAAGCTGTAAAAGAACCCTATCCAAAGACTTCAATAAAGTCAGTGGAGCTGGAAACGCTGAAGTAGAGTCCTAGCCATTTAAATTGCAAAATCTTTGGAGCAGGGGCGTCTTTGTGTAGTGACCTTTGAACATGAACTAAGCActagatgcatctacacgtgcacattacTGTGGGGttgattagctctgcagtaaagtgtcactgtgtacacataaaccagtattgGGACTCAGGTatttaattaactccaccataagataatactgtccctgtcagtgacagtactatcttatggcataGTTACTTACTACACTGAAATGCAGgtatagatggtgacaggggctggccaCCACGTGGCTCCATACTCTAGCACTCTTGTGCCCGAGCCAACCCCTCTGCCCAACACCACCCCCTGAGCCCAGGGTTGACCCCCTGAGCTTGctgccatcctggggctgctctgccccgtCTCAAACTACTACCACCCCGGGCAAAATACAGAAGCTGCGCCTGGGAGCAGTCAACTCTGATGCAAACAGGTCTGGAGCTTATCACGTCACAttgattgcacatgtagatgcacccgctgtgAGATTCATGGTCCATACCTAGGCCTTCTGGGGGCTACCCCCAAATAAACAAAAACCGGTCCTTGCTGATCTGCCTCGGTAATGGACGTTCCAGACACATGCGCAATACAGGGGGCTAATCTTGCTCTTCATATGTAAAACCTTTTCTAGCGTTGCTTCAGCACTTGGAAGAGGTAGCTAGAGTATCCTAAAATTAGCCAGCTGTGGATTATTGAGCCTTGAGTACTATCTACAGGTATCATTGTGTTCCTCATGCCACTGGTTTTTGGGGAATGTTTTATTGCCAACATAAGCCTTGTCCATAGCATGTGTTCATTTCTGCTTCAGAACGGTGCAGGCAATCCATCTCGGGGTAGATTTGCTAATTGCTGTATATTATCTGAGAACTCTGAATGGGTGTCCAGACAGGTTCTCGCTAGGGTCGAGTTATGTCATTTAAAATGGTGTCACTggaatgctattttttttcctttactttgcAGTAGGACCTTAAATTGGACTAATGGTCTCGATGACCTGATGAGGTATTGATCATTTCTATGTGGGAAATTTACAGGTAAATAAGTGAGATTTTTGGTGATCTGCTGAAACAGGGGTGTCATATATAcagcccaggaggagctgggaattTGCAGGGCAGTgcttgctgccaaattcccatttATGGAGCCCTGGTGGGCATGTGCATTGGCAGCAGGAGCGGGGCAAATGATTGCTTCATTAACCCTTGCAATGTTTGCCCCACTGACACCAAGTCTGATTTCAGCCCAGGAGCTTCCTTGCAGTCTGGACCCAGCTCACAAGGAGCTCCATGGTCCAGATTTGGTCCAGGGGTGCAGGTTAGCATGATATCTCTATGCTAGAGTGGTGTCAATTAAGAATTAAAGTTTCACCTAATATATAAGCATTCTTGTCAAATTATAGTATTTATACATCTTGGAGAGGATTTTCAAGAATCTAAGTGAACTAGGAAAACAAGTGTCATTGGCTTTGAATGGGACTTGTGTTCCTAATTGACCTATAAATGTTTGAAAATCTCAACCATAACTCCCTAATTTGTACTCATCAGCCCTCATCCATCAAACCACTTAATTACTGGCTTACCTTGTCATTGGAGTCAATTAAAACTGCTTAAAAGTGTTTTATGGGCGTTGCTTACTTGATACCCTACTTGGGTAGCTCAGCATATACAGCAAGGTTTCACACTTTACAGTTTATGTCATCTGTACTATGAAAAATTAATGCACTTAGAGTTGCATGTCACTTCCAAAGGTTCGAGGCCACTTTGCTAGCTAAGTTTTGTCATAATGTGGATTCAAACAACAATACCTTTCTAATGGATTTGCTAAGTTATTTAAGTGAAATTAGTCATTAAAACAAACTCAATTAGTAAGGTTAATCACTTTCTAAAACTGAAATTTAGTATGCATATTTTATTCAGATAGAGGGCTCTACTAGTTGAGACAGAATGTATTAGTAAGTTCTCAATGGCCATGAAGTGCAATTTTATtacatataatatttttttcagcaaACTTTGGACCAGTTTCTGGTGCTCAAATATATTCCTGTCTCCCACTGAGTTCAGTAAGGGCTGTCACCTGTAACTAAGGTCAGAAGTTAATCTTGCAtcccaaaataaaatattgtaaacCTGGGCTTTGCAATttatggtctgcaggctggatctgacccacagacctGCTGTATCTGGCACCATGgagctggagggctttgcctATGCCCATTCTCGTGCCAgggctgagcagcagggagatGCCCCCATGCCCATGCTGCTTCACCCTGCCCACCCTCCTCCACTTGCTAAGGCTGTGGCCTGGGGGCAGCTTTTAGCCACTGGGCAGCTTCCCCCTGTGCCTGTGCTGTATCTGGGAGGTGGGTTAGGGATAGGGTTCAGTGTGGacacagctcccactgcctggccctggcacagctccccatgGGCTATAAGCTGCACTCAGACCCCACCTGGGGAGAAGCAGGTAGCCGCATGGGCGCAGCTCCCTCCTGCTTGGCCCTGGCACAGATGCAGcgaaccccactcccctcctccactGCTGACACACTGCCAaagcccccccagcccaccctaGACCAGAGCTGAGTTGTTCTGGCTCACAGCTTAGAAAggttgctggctgc
This window contains:
- the LOC102567748 gene encoding pancreatic lipase-related protein 2, producing MFGIWIAALFLLDTAKGSDVCYQRLGCFPNKPPWTGTLQRPLTGSPSSPERVKTTFLLYTRANPNRCQEISAIKPSTIKASNFRTNRTTRFLIHGYSTRNDIIWQIDMCKLMFQVEDVNCIVVDWRGGSDVIYTDAVSNIRIVGAELKYLMDLLERDYGYTPANIHIIGHSLGAHAAGEAGRRKRGIARITGLDPAGPYFHSTPPEVRLDPSDAEFVDVIHSNAGRLFFDFAVGINQPSGHLDFYPNGGKTMPGCPLLREQPVSRDVNEVMRGWPKSTVTILGQSQHHTRRPPRGPVTEMKHHVNVRFSCTRELLNKEIQTQRRFSQFTSNFLVVDNLSK